From Pelosinus fermentans DSM 17108, the proteins below share one genomic window:
- a CDS encoding methyl-accepting chemotaxis protein — MKIGQKISLSLAVILGLIVIMGIYSIWSSDRIKDGVGDIQSSNARAIISAKAENEYTGAVLEIRRYIADGDEKYSKNFEDKLGSVIELEKQLLSITPQGKRADVEKLIDDTEKYKSGVVTRLIPVLREQYKEKTAGNQLRANDLSQTSGIITRELTPFAQAIQQALHTSVEANSNDAIAEVSQVNQKVSSGIYTAIVLSLVALVFGIILSIYLTKQITSPISKITNDIDLMAGGIFTGKDDPILKARSDEFGHVADSLSKMKMNLKALIVNVQEKTELLASYSEELYVSAEQSAQASGQVADSIMNVVAGTDKQAKSIHTTLAVVEKSATDSKMVASNAQNTVSTSDAATEAAVEGEKLITSAQRQMNSIETTVGSSAQIVEKLGERSKHIGQIVDTITGIAGQTNLLALNAAIEAARAGEQGRGFAVVAEEVRKLAEQSEDAAKLIAQLIGEIQLETDQAVAAMHSGTEEVRIGGKVVADAGIAFQNIIQLVKVITTEVTEIAKSGEDVLASSQEIVEIVREINEVTQDTAAQTQTVSAATEEQTASMEEIAATSRSLTTMAEELQVAAHKFKI, encoded by the coding sequence TTGGTCAAAAAATTTCATTGTCTTTAGCAGTTATTCTAGGTTTAATCGTAATTATGGGGATTTATTCTATATGGTCGTCTGATAGAATAAAAGATGGTGTTGGAGATATACAATCCAGTAATGCCAGAGCCATTATTTCAGCAAAGGCTGAAAATGAATATACTGGCGCAGTATTAGAGATCAGACGCTATATAGCAGATGGAGATGAAAAATACAGCAAGAACTTTGAGGACAAGTTAGGATCAGTCATTGAATTGGAAAAGCAGCTGCTCAGTATAACGCCCCAGGGAAAAAGAGCAGATGTAGAGAAACTAATTGATGATACCGAAAAGTATAAAAGTGGCGTCGTCACTAGATTGATTCCTGTATTGCGGGAACAATATAAAGAAAAAACCGCTGGAAATCAGTTAAGGGCAAATGACCTATCTCAAACAAGCGGTATTATAACCCGGGAATTGACCCCTTTTGCTCAAGCAATACAGCAAGCCCTCCATACCAGCGTTGAGGCCAATTCTAATGATGCAATTGCAGAAGTTAGCCAGGTCAATCAAAAAGTATCGAGTGGTATTTATACCGCCATTGTATTAAGCCTTGTTGCACTCGTATTTGGGATCATACTCAGCATTTATTTAACGAAGCAGATTACTTCACCGATCAGTAAAATCACCAATGATATCGATCTCATGGCAGGTGGAATTTTTACAGGCAAAGATGACCCTATACTAAAAGCCAGAAGTGATGAATTTGGACATGTAGCAGATTCTCTTTCCAAAATGAAAATGAATTTGAAAGCCCTTATTGTAAATGTGCAAGAAAAGACAGAGCTGCTCGCCAGTTATTCTGAAGAATTGTACGTTAGTGCAGAACAGTCTGCTCAGGCTTCTGGTCAGGTAGCTGATTCGATTATGAATGTAGTGGCAGGTACCGATAAACAGGCAAAATCCATCCATACCACTTTAGCGGTAGTGGAAAAATCGGCAACGGATTCTAAGATGGTAGCTAGTAATGCGCAAAATACGGTTTCAACGTCCGATGCAGCTACTGAAGCTGCTGTAGAGGGCGAAAAGCTGATCACCTCAGCACAGCGTCAAATGAATAGTATTGAAACTACAGTTGGAAGTTCAGCGCAAATCGTAGAAAAATTGGGCGAACGCTCTAAACATATTGGACAAATTGTAGATACGATTACGGGAATTGCTGGGCAAACCAATCTTTTAGCACTCAATGCTGCCATTGAAGCAGCTCGTGCAGGAGAGCAGGGCCGGGGATTCGCCGTAGTAGCAGAAGAAGTACGAAAGCTGGCAGAGCAATCGGAAGATGCCGCCAAATTAATTGCACAATTAATTGGAGAGATTCAGCTTGAGACAGACCAAGCTGTTGCAGCTATGCATAGTGGCACGGAAGAGGTACGAATTGGCGGTAAAGTTGTAGCCGATGCTGGAATTGCCTTTCAGAACATCATACAGCTTGTGAAAGTCATTACCACTGAAGTAACCGAAATCGCTAAATCAGGGGAAGATGTACTAGCCAGCAGTCAAGAGATAGTTGAAATCGTTCGTGAAATCAACGAAGTCACCCAAGACACTGCAGCGCAAACCCAGACTGTATCTGCGGCAACGGAGGAACAAACTGCGTCTATGGAAGAAATAGCAGCAACTAGCCGTAGTCTTACTACCATGGCCGAAGAACTGCAAGTAGCAGCACATAAGTTTAAGATTTAA
- a CDS encoding MaoC family dehydratase: MIQDVKFADIQVGDKASMSKTVTEYDVYTFAGLTGDFNPVHVNAEFAKTSMFKERIAHGMLSAGFISAVLGTTLPGANTIYMGQELAFKAPVKIGDTVTATVEVIEKIEAKNRLIFRTFVTNQEGTIVIDGKATVMKK, translated from the coding sequence ATGATACAAGACGTAAAATTTGCAGATATTCAAGTTGGGGACAAAGCCAGCATGTCTAAAACGGTAACAGAATATGATGTATATACATTCGCTGGTCTAACTGGGGATTTCAATCCCGTACATGTGAATGCTGAGTTTGCTAAAACCAGCATGTTTAAAGAACGTATTGCTCACGGTATGCTGTCAGCAGGCTTCATTTCGGCAGTGCTAGGCACTACCTTACCTGGTGCAAATACGATTTATATGGGGCAGGAATTAGCCTTCAAAGCTCCTGTAAAAATTGGCGATACCGTAACGGCTACCGTAGAAGTAATCGAAAAAATTGAAGCAAAAAATCGTTTGATCTTTAGAACCTTCGTTACCAATCAAGAAGGAACTATTGTGATTGATGGTAAAGCCACTGTCATGAAGAAATAA
- a CDS encoding GntP family permease: MEVVGIILSLFLLMFFAYRGFSVILFAPVFALLAASLSGLPLMPAYTELFMAKAVTYIKSFFPVFLLGAVFGKIMEDTGLAKGIAHTIMKSLGKERAILAVVLAGAALTYGGVSLFVVVFAVYPFASALFKEADIPKRLLPAAIALGAFTATMDCLPGTPQIQNLIPTNFFGTNIYAAPILGLIGGVLIFTLGTFWLERRSKQAADRGEGYGAHTLNEPEASAAIKLPSFKVAILPLLTVLVVNYVMTQVFTWDPNMLEPFKAMKLPLTAASIKNVISIWSLIIALVCGILLAIALGFNNLGKGILAKSLNAGAIGSLLAIMNTASEVGYGNVISSLSGFKNISNALMSIKVGGSPLVSEAVTVNILAGVTGSASGGMSIALDLMAKDWLAWANSIGMSPEILHRVASMASGGMDTLPHNGAVITLLAVCGMTHKDSYGDIFVLTAIKTLMVFVIILIHTTTGIL, encoded by the coding sequence TTGGAAGTAGTAGGTATTATCTTAAGTTTATTTCTTTTAATGTTTTTTGCGTATAGGGGTTTTTCTGTTATCCTGTTTGCCCCTGTGTTTGCTTTGTTAGCAGCCTCTCTGTCTGGACTGCCATTAATGCCCGCTTATACAGAACTATTTATGGCAAAAGCGGTCACCTATATTAAATCCTTTTTCCCTGTATTCTTATTAGGTGCTGTCTTTGGTAAAATTATGGAAGATACTGGCCTTGCCAAAGGCATCGCTCACACTATTATGAAATCTTTAGGAAAAGAGCGTGCTATTTTAGCAGTTGTTTTAGCTGGTGCAGCACTTACTTATGGCGGCGTAAGCTTGTTCGTAGTTGTGTTCGCAGTATATCCTTTTGCGTCCGCATTATTTAAAGAAGCTGATATTCCTAAAAGATTATTACCAGCTGCAATTGCCTTAGGAGCTTTTACTGCAACGATGGACTGCCTGCCTGGTACTCCGCAAATTCAGAATTTAATCCCCACTAACTTTTTTGGTACTAACATTTATGCTGCACCGATCTTAGGTCTTATTGGCGGTGTCCTGATCTTTACCTTGGGTACGTTCTGGTTAGAACGTCGCAGTAAACAAGCTGCAGACCGCGGTGAAGGCTATGGCGCACACACATTAAATGAGCCCGAGGCTTCAGCTGCAATTAAGCTGCCTTCTTTCAAAGTTGCGATTCTGCCATTGTTAACAGTATTAGTTGTAAACTATGTAATGACACAAGTCTTCACATGGGATCCCAATATGCTTGAACCTTTTAAAGCAATGAAACTTCCTTTAACTGCCGCTTCTATTAAAAATGTTATTAGTATCTGGTCACTCATTATTGCCCTAGTATGTGGTATCTTGCTGGCAATTGCTCTTGGTTTCAACAACCTAGGTAAAGGCATATTAGCCAAATCCTTAAACGCTGGTGCCATTGGTTCCTTGTTAGCAATTATGAACACTGCATCTGAAGTTGGTTATGGTAATGTAATTTCTTCCCTTTCCGGTTTTAAAAATATTTCCAATGCGTTAATGAGTATTAAAGTGGGAGGCTCACCTCTCGTATCCGAAGCAGTAACGGTAAATATTCTTGCTGGTGTTACTGGTTCTGCCTCTGGCGGTATGTCCATTGCTCTGGACTTAATGGCAAAGGATTGGTTAGCCTGGGCAAATTCCATCGGCATGTCTCCTGAAATCCTTCACAGAGTAGCATCCATGGCTTCCGGCGGTATGGATACATTACCTCATAATGGTGCTGTAATCACTCTGCTTGCAGTTTGCGGAATGACTCATAAAGATTCTTATGGCGATATTTTCGTACTGACTGCTATCAAAACCTTGATGGTATTTGTAATTATTTTGATTCATACGACTACTGGAATACTATAA
- a CDS encoding sigma-54-dependent Fis family transcriptional regulator: MRIRDLMNMNVVTVLPTMMLKEAAVILNNAGTDKALVVDDDGKLIGFISQRGFIKAVAISKIEDLCVQDIMTNRVVPLLYTKSVSELKEEFTLNQCPFFPVVDGENRPIGILHQNDVVTYLSDRSLLLVEETQAIIQSLYNGVTAVNAEGIVTLFNAAAEFITGLTADAVIGHHVDHVLPNTRLSRVLETGETEVNQQQTIANCTIITTRSPIFNGNKVIGAVAVFQNITELQTVAVELENVKNLKSTLESAIESFFEGIVIVDRSGKITMINQSYCDFLGVERERVIGLHVVDVIPNTRMHVVAQDGKAEITEIQRINDHNCVVTRIPIVKDGETVGAVGKVVFKDVKDLKILSNKLNKLEFELEYYKEELRKAYGGKYTFDSIIGTSEKMQWMKSIAMKAAKGNSTVLILGESGTGKEVFAQSIHNGSIRNNGPFIKVNCAALPENLLETELFGYDEGAFTGAKKGGKPGKFELANRGTIFLDEIGDMPISMQVKLLRVLQEREFERVGGTKTIKLDLRVIAATNRDLTKMIEKGEFRQDLYYRLDIISLAIPPLRERTEDIPALCDMLLKKINKRVQHDVEGIAAATLKLLMAYKWPGNVRELENVLERALNLMDDHEVLIAPEHLPPIVKKVNKESEPIEVSDNLAGMLDDTEKQAILKVLEEAGGNKSKAAKILGIHRSGFYQKLQKHNIK, encoded by the coding sequence ATGCGCATACGGGATTTAATGAACATGAACGTAGTAACGGTGTTGCCTACTATGATGTTGAAGGAAGCTGCAGTCATTCTTAATAATGCTGGTACAGACAAAGCATTAGTCGTTGATGATGATGGGAAATTAATCGGATTCATTAGCCAAAGAGGATTTATTAAGGCGGTAGCGATTAGTAAGATAGAGGATCTTTGTGTTCAAGATATTATGACGAATCGTGTCGTTCCTTTGCTATATACGAAGAGCGTTAGTGAATTAAAAGAAGAATTTACCTTGAATCAATGCCCGTTTTTTCCTGTGGTAGATGGGGAAAATCGTCCAATCGGCATATTGCATCAAAACGATGTAGTTACCTATTTATCAGACAGATCCTTGCTATTAGTAGAAGAAACTCAAGCTATTATTCAGTCTTTGTATAATGGTGTTACTGCAGTAAATGCGGAAGGAATTGTGACGTTATTCAATGCTGCTGCAGAATTTATTACTGGATTAACAGCTGATGCCGTAATTGGACATCATGTAGATCATGTATTACCAAATACGAGGCTTAGCCGGGTATTAGAAACAGGTGAGACCGAAGTCAATCAGCAGCAGACCATTGCTAACTGTACAATTATTACGACACGATCGCCAATTTTTAATGGCAACAAAGTGATTGGAGCAGTGGCTGTTTTTCAAAATATTACAGAATTGCAGACCGTTGCTGTTGAATTAGAGAATGTAAAGAATTTAAAGAGTACCTTAGAGTCTGCAATTGAAAGCTTCTTTGAAGGCATTGTAATTGTCGATCGGAGCGGTAAAATCACAATGATTAATCAATCCTATTGTGATTTTCTCGGAGTCGAACGGGAAAGGGTCATTGGTCTGCATGTGGTTGACGTGATTCCCAATACACGTATGCATGTGGTTGCCCAAGACGGTAAAGCAGAAATTACAGAAATCCAAAGGATAAACGATCATAACTGTGTAGTAACTCGTATTCCGATTGTAAAAGATGGTGAAACAGTTGGGGCAGTGGGAAAAGTTGTATTTAAAGATGTGAAAGATTTAAAAATACTATCAAATAAGCTCAATAAGCTAGAATTTGAGTTAGAGTATTATAAGGAAGAGCTGCGTAAAGCCTATGGAGGTAAATATACCTTTGACAGTATCATTGGGACAAGTGAGAAAATGCAATGGATGAAATCCATTGCGATGAAGGCCGCTAAAGGAAATTCTACAGTACTAATATTAGGAGAAAGTGGTACTGGAAAAGAAGTATTCGCCCAATCCATTCATAATGGAAGTATCCGCAATAATGGTCCTTTTATTAAAGTGAATTGTGCGGCTCTTCCAGAAAACCTGTTGGAAACAGAATTATTTGGCTATGATGAAGGAGCCTTCACAGGGGCAAAAAAAGGCGGGAAACCAGGTAAGTTTGAACTCGCAAATCGGGGGACGATCTTCTTGGATGAAATTGGGGACATGCCAATTTCCATGCAGGTCAAATTGCTCAGAGTGCTCCAGGAGCGAGAGTTTGAACGGGTCGGGGGAACCAAGACGATAAAGCTGGATCTGCGGGTGATTGCTGCTACCAACCGAGATTTGACAAAAATGATTGAAAAAGGTGAGTTTCGTCAAGATTTATATTATCGTCTGGATATTATCTCCTTAGCCATCCCTCCATTGCGGGAACGTACGGAAGATATACCCGCGCTATGTGACATGCTGTTAAAAAAAATTAACAAGCGGGTGCAGCATGATGTTGAAGGAATCGCAGCAGCAACATTAAAGCTGTTAATGGCTTATAAATGGCCAGGCAATGTTCGCGAACTGGAAAACGTGTTAGAAAGAGCATTAAATTTGATGGATGATCATGAAGTGTTAATTGCTCCTGAACATTTACCTCCTATAGTAAAGAAAGTGAATAAAGAAAGCGAACCCATTGAAGTTTCCGATAATTTGGCTGGGATGCTGGATGATACGGAAAAGCAGGCAATTTTAAAGGTATTAGAAGAAGCCGGCGGTAATAAGAGTAAAGCGGCGAAGATTTTAGGAATCCATCGATCGGGATTTTACCAAAAGTTACAGAAACATAATATTAAATAA